From Monomorium pharaonis isolate MP-MQ-018 chromosome 9, ASM1337386v2, whole genome shotgun sequence, the proteins below share one genomic window:
- the LOC105834864 gene encoding segmentation protein Runt encodes MHLRDSGLGLADTLRVLKENLRRCHGDLVATGSPTIMCSSLPSHWRSNKSLPVAFKVIALDDIVDGTQVTIKAGNDENCCGELRNCTAIMKNQIAKFNDLRFVGRSGRGKSFTLTIQINTVPYQVATYNKAIKVTVDGPREPRSKSNYHYNTGYPGLHLFHPWLDSAYFSAHWPLPSPVLPNGVVPSSDLFNRAFSPILTYPLEYIGSYPDYTASNFATANVPTTNAAMTPVLTIAPSPSRTPPSPSESGSESAAEEVRSAFVPLRHNTLPASTSSSSSSPDRNARRPTEGTRNELKAPTELISQRLSPTQRRSPSPTKLSPPTAKVWRPYSRS; translated from the exons ATGCATTTACGGGATAGTGGATTGGGGTTGGCGGACACCCTTAGAGTGCTAAAGGAAAATCTTAGAAGATGTCATGGCGACTTGGTAGCGACAGGAAGCCCTACAATCATGTGCAGTTCGTTACCGTCTCACTGGAGGTCAAACAAGTCTCTTCCGGTGGCATTCAAGGTCATAGCTCTCGACGATATCGTGGACGGCACACAAGTTACCATCAAGGCTGGCAATGACGAAAACTGTTGCGGCGAACTGAGGAATTGCACGGCGATCATGAAGAATCAGATCGCCAAGTTCAACGATCTTAGATTCGTCGGTCGTAGCGGAAGAG GAAAATCATTTACTCTAACGATCCAGATCAACACAGTACCGTACCAAGTAGCCACGTACAACAAAGCTATCAAGGTTACAGTAGACGGACCGCGTGAACCGAGATCCAAGTCGA ATTATCATTACAACACCGGTTACCCTGGGCTTCATCTCTTCCATCCCTGGCTGGATTCTGCGTACTTTTCTGCACACTGGCCCCTGCCGTCTCCCGTTCTGCCCAATG GAGTGGTACCATCCTCCGACCTATTTAATCGAGCCTTCTCGCCGATTCTGACGTATCCGCTCGAATACATCGGCAGTTATCCCGATTACACGGCGAGTAATTTCGCGACGGCGAACGTGCCGACGACGAACGCCGCGATGACGCCGGTCCTGACGATCGCGCCGAGTCCGTCCAGAACGCCGCCCAGCCCGAGCGAGTCTGGCAGCGAGTCCGCGGCCGAGGAGGTTCGAAGTGCCTTCGTGCCGCTTCGACACAACACCTTGCCGGCCAGcacgtcctcgtcgtcgtcgtcgccggaCCGGAACGCCCGAAGGCCGACCGAGGGCACGAGGAACGAGCTAAAGGCGCCCACCGAGCTCATCTCCCAGAGATTATCGCCAACGCAGAGGAGGAGTCCGTCGCCGACGAAGCTGTCGCCGCCGACCGCGAAGGTCTGGAGGCCGTACTCGAGATCGTAG
- the LOC105840421 gene encoding uncharacterized protein LOC105840421, whose product MPLMRDNEMLVQPLEPQQVAVASTMAGQSVPLIHGAEVNRVGMRMPEFTPNDPELWFSILDRSFHAAGITTDATKFGYALTALGPTYMAEVRDVIMNPPGEGAYDTLKRELTKRLSLSQEHKTRRLLEHEEIGDRKPSQFLRHLRSLAGAAVGDSVLRTVWLSRLPSYLQPHLVARATDTLDQLADIADAIAGAVRAPALQIAEAATPSVTRVIETDGAAAFQAKINLQLTQMRLSLQQEMTEQIAALRRSIEAIGQPERGRGEFRGRQRSRSRSRGRGHASNNLCWYHWRFGPDARRCDPPCAESSARGNAAADR is encoded by the coding sequence ATGCCTTTGATGCGCGACAACGAAATGTTGGTCCAGCCGCTCGAGCCACAGCAGGTAGCGGTAGCATCGACCATGGCCGGTCAGTCGGTGCCTTTAATTCACGGAGCGGAGGTGAACAGAGTCGGGATGCGAATGCCGGAGTTCACTCCAAACGACCCTGAACTCTGGTTCAGCATATTAGACCGGAGCTTCCATGCTGCCGGAATAACCACTGACGCGACGAAGTTCGGTTATGCGCTTACCGCATTAGGACCAACTTATATGGCTGAGGTACGCGACGTAATAATGAACCCGCCCGGGGAAGGCGCGTACGACACTTTGAAGCGCGAATTGACCAAGCGTTTAAGCCTGTCACAAGAACACAAGACACGCAGGCTGTTGGAGCACGAGGAGATCGGTGACCGTAAACCGTCGCAATTTTTACGGCACCTCCGAAGTCTCGCGGGAGCCGCGGTCGGGGACAGCGTGCTGCGAACCGTATGGCTTAGCCGATTGCCTTCGTATTTGCAGCCACATTTGGTGGCAAGAGCGACCGACACCCTGGACCAGCTCGCGGACATCGCGGATGCGATTGCGGGAGCGGTCCGCGCCCCGGCCCTCCAGATAGCGGAGGCTGCAACGCCGTCGGTGACGCGTGTGATTGAGACGGATGGCGCGGCCGCGTTTCAGGCAAAGATCAACCTCCAACTAACACAGATGAGGTTGTCGCTGCAGCAAGAGATGACGGAACAGATAGCGGCCCTTCGGAGGTCCATCGAGGCTATCGGGCAGCCGGAGCGAGGCCGTGGCGAGTTTCGGGGACGGCAGCGTTCGCGGTCGCGTTCGCGAGGTCGAGGTCATGCCAGCAATAATCTGTGTTGGTACCATTGGAGATTCGGGCCGGATGCTAGACGTTGTGATCCGCCGTGCGCTGAGTCGTCGGCACGGGGAAACGCGGCGGCCGATCGGTAG